Proteins encoded in a region of the Gemmatimonadota bacterium genome:
- a CDS encoding pyridoxal-dependent decarboxylase, which translates to MPDSPTVPTSPPSLAEPTPEALLATLTADASAEAAHAIVDLAVEYLARAGSGEGAVSRGTPPLQLAARFEEPLPAHGVPLAVVAQRLRDDVLAEGNRLVHPMYVGHQVSPPLPVAIWTDAVISALNNSQAVREMSPAGTLVERQVIRWMGALAGFGPASGGTFTSGGTEATLTALLAARGRAMPNAWEDGVGAVPPVVLCGAHAHYAVSRAVGIMGLGVKQVIVVPSDGYRMDAREVAPTLARLRDAGRPVLAVVATAGSTATGAFDDLERLADACAAQGTWLHVDAAHGASALFSARHRDRLRGIARVDSLAWDPHKMMLMPLAAGMVLVRDAAVLDRAFAQSAPYLFQHGAEAIVPDIGPRAFQCSRRGDAVKVWAALLRYGQTGIAGFYDHLCALTSAFHGMVEAHPRFEALHLPETNILCFRYTGGAATDEGALDELNRRMRERYNMSGEGWITSTLLDGRRVLRVTIINPRTTEVHLAQVLDGLDRVGAALA; encoded by the coding sequence ATGCCCGACTCGCCCACCGTGCCGACGTCCCCGCCCTCGTTGGCCGAACCGACGCCCGAGGCGTTGCTCGCCACGCTCACGGCGGACGCGTCGGCCGAGGCGGCGCACGCCATCGTCGACCTCGCCGTGGAGTACCTCGCGCGTGCCGGGAGCGGGGAGGGGGCGGTGTCGCGGGGGACGCCGCCGCTGCAGCTGGCGGCTCGCTTCGAGGAACCCCTCCCCGCGCACGGGGTCCCGCTCGCCGTCGTGGCCCAGCGCCTGCGCGACGACGTGCTCGCCGAGGGGAACCGCCTCGTGCATCCCATGTACGTCGGGCACCAGGTCTCGCCCCCGCTACCGGTGGCGATCTGGACCGACGCGGTGATCTCGGCGCTCAACAACAGCCAGGCCGTGCGCGAGATGTCGCCGGCCGGGACGTTGGTCGAGCGGCAGGTGATCCGGTGGATGGGGGCGCTGGCCGGTTTCGGCCCCGCGAGCGGCGGAACCTTCACCTCGGGCGGGACGGAGGCCACGCTCACCGCCCTCCTTGCCGCGCGCGGCCGGGCGATGCCTAACGCCTGGGAGGACGGCGTGGGGGCGGTGCCGCCGGTCGTGCTCTGCGGCGCACACGCGCACTACGCCGTGAGTCGGGCCGTGGGGATCATGGGGCTCGGCGTAAAGCAGGTGATCGTCGTCCCGTCCGACGGCTATCGCATGGACGCGCGCGAGGTCGCCCCCACGCTCGCGCGCCTGCGCGACGCCGGGCGCCCGGTGCTGGCGGTGGTGGCGACGGCGGGGAGCACGGCGACCGGCGCCTTCGACGATCTCGAGCGGCTCGCCGACGCCTGTGCGGCGCAGGGGACGTGGCTCCACGTCGACGCGGCACACGGGGCGTCGGCGCTCTTCTCCGCGCGGCACCGCGACCGGTTGCGCGGGATCGCGCGCGTCGACTCGCTGGCCTGGGATCCGCACAAGATGATGCTGATGCCGCTGGCGGCCGGGATGGTGCTCGTGCGCGATGCGGCGGTGCTCGATCGCGCCTTCGCCCAATCGGCCCCGTACCTCTTTCAGCACGGGGCCGAGGCGATAGTCCCGGACATCGGGCCGCGTGCGTTCCAGTGCTCGCGTCGCGGCGATGCCGTCAAGGTGTGGGCGGCACTCCTGCGTTACGGGCAGACGGGGATCGCCGGTTTCTACGACCACCTGTGCGCGCTCACGAGCGCCTTTCACGGGATGGTGGAGGCGCATCCCCGGTTCGAAGCGTTGCACCTCCCGGAGACCAACATCCTCTGCTTTCGCTACACGGGCGGCGCGGCGACCGACGAGGGGGCGCTCGACGAGTTGAACCGCCGCATGCGCGAGCGATACAACATGTCCGGAGAGGGGTGGATCACGTCGACCCTCCTCGACGGACGGCGCGTGCTGCGCGTGACGATCATCAATCCGCGCACCACCGAGGTGCACCTCGCGCAGGTGCTGGACGGGCTCGATCGGGTTGGCGCCGCGCTCGCCTGA
- a CDS encoding TlpA family protein disulfide reductase: MIVLRARALARRLAIVALVGGAVLAAPAVARAQYAIDLPLGSTLPDLKVETLDGKPANLAPFIGKSPLLIEVWATWCENCKQLEPKIIAAKKKYGTQVKFLGLAVSFNQSPQRVKLHMEKYGFDVETFYDRKGEADAVYGVKATSTVIVVNKAGKIVYAGAGGDQDIEAAIKKAL, from the coding sequence ATGATCGTTCTCCGTGCCCGCGCCCTCGCGCGTCGACTGGCTATCGTCGCACTCGTGGGCGGCGCCGTGCTCGCCGCGCCGGCGGTGGCCCGGGCGCAGTACGCCATCGACCTCCCGTTAGGCTCCACGCTCCCAGACCTCAAGGTCGAGACGCTCGACGGCAAGCCGGCGAACCTGGCGCCGTTCATCGGGAAGTCGCCCCTCCTCATCGAGGTGTGGGCCACCTGGTGCGAGAACTGCAAGCAGCTCGAGCCCAAGATCATTGCCGCCAAGAAGAAGTACGGCACCCAGGTGAAGTTCCTCGGGCTCGCGGTCTCGTTCAACCAGTCGCCGCAGCGCGTGAAGCTCCACATGGAGAAGTACGGCTTCGACGTGGAGACCTTCTACGATCGCAAGGGCGAAGCCGACGCGGTGTACGGCGTGAAGGCGACGTCGACGGTGATCGTCGTCAACAAGGCGGGGAAGATCGTCTACGCGGGGGCCGGCGGCGACCAGGACATCGAGGCGGCGATCAAGAAGGCGCTTTAG
- a CDS encoding sulfite exporter TauE/SafE family protein — MDFSAITDKLSGSPATALPLLFLAGVLTSLTPCIYPMIPITAAIVGGETAGSTGAPTSRLRPLLLSLTYVLGLSLVYAGLGLFAGMTGTMFGRVSTNPWLYFAMANVLMLAALSMLDVIPVRLPAFLTQRAATAGSGGRFGGALAMGAMSGLVAAPCSAPVMIAVLTWVTETKSAWLGFIYLFAFSLGMCTLLVVVGVSSGAVSRLPKAGLWMVRVKKVFGIVMLGVAEYYLVKMGQLLI, encoded by the coding sequence ATGGACTTCTCCGCCATCACCGACAAGCTCTCGGGCTCTCCGGCCACCGCCCTCCCGCTCCTCTTCCTGGCCGGGGTCCTGACGTCGCTGACCCCGTGCATCTACCCGATGATCCCGATCACGGCGGCGATCGTCGGCGGCGAGACGGCCGGTAGCACAGGAGCCCCGACTTCGCGCCTGCGCCCGCTGCTCCTGAGCCTCACGTACGTCCTTGGGCTCTCGCTGGTCTACGCCGGACTGGGGCTCTTTGCCGGGATGACCGGGACGATGTTCGGGCGGGTCAGCACGAACCCGTGGCTGTACTTCGCGATGGCCAACGTCCTGATGCTGGCCGCGCTCTCGATGCTCGACGTGATCCCGGTGCGCCTCCCGGCCTTTCTCACGCAGCGCGCCGCCACGGCGGGGAGCGGTGGCCGCTTTGGCGGGGCCTTGGCCATGGGGGCGATGTCGGGACTCGTCGCCGCCCCCTGCTCGGCGCCGGTGATGATCGCCGTCCTCACCTGGGTCACCGAAACGAAAAGCGCGTGGCTCGGCTTCATCTATCTGTTCGCCTTCTCGCTCGGGATGTGCACCCTCCTGGTCGTCGTGGGGGTATCGTCGGGGGCGGTGTCGCGCCTCCCGAAAGCCGGGCTGTGGATGGTGCGCGTCAAGAAGGTCTTCGGCATCGTGATGCTCGGCGTCGCCGAGTACTACCTCGTGAAGATGGGGCAACTCCTGATATGA